TTTCCGGTACGTCGGCCGGAGCGTTGTCAGGTCGCTATTCTCGGCTATGCGCGGCTGCATCGCGAACCACGATGAGAAGGCTTACCACCAGAACAGTGAGTGCAACGATAGGAACCCAGACCATTACGGCTTCTCCAGTTGCGTTGGGCAGCATAGAAACAGTAGGCTTCGTCATGAGAATAACCGATGTATTTCGAGATCATAGGAACAGTAGAGCATGTCGAAACCATCGCTGTCGGGGGTCGCATCCGGGATATTATGCGTCTTCGAAAACAGTATGGTCCAGGCCGGTGGCGGAAGCTCAAAGGCGTAGCTAGAGTGAGGCTGGAAAACGGTAGCGTCCGGACGGCAGAGGTGCATTGGTACGAAGCCCATGGCGTTGGCAAGAAGAAGATGAAAATCAAGAGATTATTGGATTGACGGCTATGGCACAGACACGCCAGCGTATCAAGTTTGCGCTCTGTATCGAAAACAAAGACTGTGATGATTTGGAAAAGGGAAAGGTGTATCGAGTGCTTCCCGATGACGCGGCCGCCCAGGAAGGCTATCTGCGGATAGTCGATGAATCCGCGGAGGATTACCTCTACCCTGAACTCTACTTTTTTCTCTTGGATCTGCCCAGGAAAGCGGAAGAGGCGCTCTTGGCGTAAGCCTGAGTAACGATGTGTTGCCCAACATCGCGCTCCTGTGAATCCAATCTGATCGCGCACGTTCCCACCGCGCCGACGGATGCCGGTGAGTCGATACGTCTCAAATTGAGCTAGGATGGTCATTGTCCAATTTGCAACGCGTGGCCCGGGCGATTTAACGCCTCGGCGCCTTACCTTTATTTGCATTCGGAGTTCTCATTGTCTTCGTCTTCCGCCAAACTCTTCGGAAAGGCTCAAGAAAGAAGACACCTTTGATACTTAACTCTTCTTCCTTGCCGAACCGGATCTTTTCCGCCTCTCGCCAGAATGGGATACATATTGCGTACCCGTCGCCTCGATTCGTTAATGCTGCCGCGCGAAGTATTTCGATTCGTTCAGGAGAATGCTCGGGATGTCGATGTGGAAACTCGGAATCAAGAGGCGCTCGCCATGCTTCCGCTATTGCAATAACCATAGTCGCTTTTGCCCTTTTTGCCTGTTTTGCGATGTACCTCCAGATAATTAATTTATCTTCATGATCCGGAAATTCTGGCGTAAGGATGCTCAACAGCTCCTTTCGGTCGAATAGCAACACAACCGACCTGTGATAACCGTCCATTTCAAGCATCTGCTTTCCGATAGCGAGGAAGAATTCGACTCGGCTCTTTAGGTCGGTCTTGGTTTTGTTCAAGCCTTGCACGAGGTCTTCGAGTTGATACCTAGAGTTGGCGTTCTCTAATTCGTCGGAGCGTACCTCTCGAGGATTGTCGATGATCCGGACAGGCGCTGAGGACGATAACTTCAGCCACGTAGATCTCTCCTCCCGGAATGAGGTTGCGAACTCAGGCAAGTACGTATCGTCTATTTCCCCCTGCTTGAATTGTTCAGGCGTCGGAGGAGCACCGGTACCATAAAAAGCAGTCGGGCCACGCTGAGCAACTGCATCGATCAACAAGCACCGCAGGAACGACAAAACATAGGCTAGCGCTTCAAGCAGTTCAAGACTTGATAGGCTGTCAACTATCCATCGACGTTCGACATAGAGATAGGCGTGTTCCTCTAGGTGATTCGGTAGGATGTTGTTCCGAAGATGGACAGCTATCTCGTGGCTTGTTGCAAATGGCGACACCTTGAATGTGTTCGTGGGAGGTTCACGATAGTCATTGACGGCGGACGCTAAGGCAATACTGTGTGTTTCTAGATCGCTTTGCTTAACTATCTGGTTTCGCGCATCTTGACACCACCTCATTATGAAATCATTGCGCATCGCCTCCTGCCATAGGCCGTACCACTTCTCGAAGTTTTCGATAGAAGACTTTTGACTTTGGAGAGAGAACGTAATGTTTCGGATCGATTGAATGCACGCGTTAATGGCGATCCGAAAGCCTTCGGGATCATGGTACTTAGCAGCTGCCGCACCCCAATGACTTAGAGCTTCTGCGATGCGGTTGAGCGCAGGCTTAACTGCGCTTTGCAAAACATCTAACGTCATGTATGTGCACCAGTGTCTTCTAATCCGATCCAGCCCCTTGCGACTCCCAACAGAGTGACTGCGTTGCGTGAGAGCCGAATCCCCTAGCAACGAAGACTCGATCAGGTTCATTGAACGGCTTCAATCCCATAACGCCGCTGATCAGCACGACTCCGCACCAACTCCGCCAACTGCACGCCGCCGTAGTTGTAATACGCGGCGCAGGCGCCTTCGGTGGAGACCATCAGCGCGCCCAGCGGCGTCTCCGGCGTGCACGCGCCGCCGAATACTTTGCATTGCCAGGGTTTGATCACGCCTTTCAATACTTCGCCGCACTGACACGCCTTGGGGTCGGCGATCTTCAAATTCGGTACCGAGAACTTGCGCTCGGCATCGTAAGCCGCATACGCCTTACGGATGCGCACGCCGGAGTGATCGATGGAACCTAAGCCTCGCCACTCGAAGAACTCGCGCAACTCGAATACCCGGCTCACGGCATCCAGCGCCGGGGCGTTACCAACTTCTGGCACGATACGGTTGTACTGGTTCTCGACCTCGCAACGGCCTTCGGCCAGTTGTTTTAGCAACATCCAAACCGTGTGCAGGATATCCAGCGGCTCAAAGCCGGCGATCACGATGGGTTTGCGATAGTGGCGCGTGATGAAGTCGTAAGGCGAAGTGCCGATCACCATACTCACGTGTCCGGGCCCCAGGAAACCGTCCAGGGTCAGCTCGGGCGAGTCCAGGATGGCCTTGATGGTGGGAATGATGGTGATGTGATTGCAGAAGAGCGAAAAATTCCTGATCCCGTCGCGCTCGGCCTGCAGAACGGTAACTGCTGTGCTCGGCATTGTGGTCTCGAAGCCCAGACCGAAAAAGATAATCTCTTTGTCCGGATTGGCGCGCGCGATCTTGAGAGCGTCCATCGGCGAATACACCATGCGCACGTCCGCGCCATCGGCTTTGGCCTGTAACAAATTCTTCTTCGAACCGGGCACCCGCATGGCGTCGCCAAAAGTCGTGAAGATCACCTGCGGATGCTCGGCCAGCGCGATGCAATCGTCGACTCGTCCCATCGGCAGCACGCACACCGGACAACCGGGGCCGTGCACGAACTCGATTTCCTTCGGCAGCAGGGTCTCCACGCCGTATTTGAAGATTGAGTGCGTGTGCCCGCCGCAGACTTCCATGAGCTGCAACGGACGCGAGCGGCAGACGTTGATCTTCGGTATCAGCGCCTCGATCTCGCGCAACAGCACCTTCGCTTTTTGCGGATCGCGGAATTCGTCGACGTACTTCATCTCTGCGCCCCCCCGTGCAGATTCCCGCGGTCATCCGCCAGCAGCGTATGCACCAGGTCCCATAAAATGTGATAAACGGCCACGTGCGTTTCCTGAATGCGATGGATGCTGTCGGTGCGCACTGTCAGACAATGATCGATATCGGCGGTCTGCGCCATTTTGCCGCCGTCCATGCCGGTCAAGCCAATGGTGGCAAGCCCCATCTCGCGCGCCCTGGCGAACGCGGTCAGCAGATTGTCGGAATTGCCGCTGGTCGAGAAACCGACAAGCCCGTCGCCTGTGCGTGCCAGCGCGATGAGTTGGCGCACATAGATGTGGCCGAAGCCCACGTCGTTGCCGACCGCGGTCATCATGGCGGTGTCGGCCACAAGATTCACCGCGGTTAACGCCGGACGCCCCGCGGTGACCGGATGCAGAAACTCCACCGCGAAGTGCGCCGCGTCGCAGCTCGAACCGCCGTTGCCCATCGCGAACATGCGCCCGTTGCGGCGATAGACGTCGGCGATGGCGCGCGCGGCATCGAC
Above is a window of Gammaproteobacteria bacterium DNA encoding:
- the hypD gene encoding hydrogenase formation protein HypD encodes the protein MKYVDEFRDPQKAKVLLREIEALIPKINVCRSRPLQLMEVCGGHTHSIFKYGVETLLPKEIEFVHGPGCPVCVLPMGRVDDCIALAEHPQVIFTTFGDAMRVPGSKKNLLQAKADGADVRMVYSPMDALKIARANPDKEIIFFGLGFETTMPSTAVTVLQAERDGIRNFSLFCNHITIIPTIKAILDSPELTLDGFLGPGHVSMVIGTSPYDFITRHYRKPIVIAGFEPLDILHTVWMLLKQLAEGRCEVENQYNRIVPEVGNAPALDAVSRVFELREFFEWRGLGSIDHSGVRIRKAYAAYDAERKFSVPNLKIADPKACQCGEVLKGVIKPWQCKVFGGACTPETPLGALMVSTEGACAAYYNYGGVQLAELVRSRADQRRYGIEAVQ
- a CDS encoding SIS domain-containing protein, which produces MTDQNSHLEALYPFLHGARKDADDENAALLESVRQKAAHSVEVKQAFFAENGQRVVDAARAIADVYRRNGRMFAMGNGGSSCDAAHFAVEFLHPVTAGRPALTAVNLVADTAMMTAVGNDVGFGHIYVRQLIALARTGDGLVGFSTSGNSDNLLTAFARAREMGLATIGLTGMDGGKMAQTADIDHCLTVRTDSIHRIQETHVAVYHILWDLVHTLLADDRGNLHGGAQR